Proteins encoded by one window of Vampirovibrionales bacterium:
- a CDS encoding phosphoenolpyruvate carboxykinase (GTP) gives MTENRKLSAWVEEIRAMCKPSAVYWCDGSPQEYQSMLDLLVEQGLATPLKQRENSYLFRSDPSDVARVEDRTYIAAQSQDAAGPTNNWIDPETLKTTMRGLYDGCMRGRTLYVIPFSMGPVGSPIAKIGVEITDSPYVVANMHIMTRVGKAVLDALGADGEFIPCLHSVGKPLAEGETDEGRWPCAPIEQKYIAHFPEDKTIWSYGSGYGGNALLGKKCLALRIASNLARNEGWMAEHMLILRLTNPQGRRYHIAAAFPSACGKTNLAMMQPSIPGWKCETVGDDIAWMKIGQDGRLYAINPEAGFFGVAPGTNRASNPMAMDTISRNTIFTNCALTPQGDIWWEDMGVNIESAIDWKGRPWTPQSGEKAAHPNARFTAPASQCPVICDDWENPNGVPIDIFIFGGRRGSVVPLVTEALDWDHGVYMGATCASEATAAALDVKGLRFDPFAMLPFCGYNMADYFAHWFAMGDRLGANAPKIFYVNWFRKGADGKFLWPGFRDNSRVLKWMCERVDGAVDARETPIGRTPLPDGLDASGLNMTPEALAELLRVDADAWNAELPQVEAFMAKFGARLPERMAAQVARVRQRLQTPVCC, from the coding sequence ATGACGGAGAACCGTAAATTATCGGCATGGGTGGAAGAAATCCGCGCCATGTGCAAACCCAGCGCCGTTTACTGGTGCGACGGCTCGCCGCAGGAATACCAATCGATGCTGGATCTTCTCGTCGAGCAAGGTCTTGCCACCCCGCTAAAACAGCGCGAGAACAGCTATCTCTTCCGCTCGGACCCGTCTGATGTCGCGCGGGTCGAAGACCGGACCTATATTGCCGCGCAATCGCAGGACGCTGCCGGTCCGACCAACAACTGGATTGACCCGGAAACCCTCAAAACCACCATGCGCGGCCTCTACGATGGCTGTATGCGTGGACGCACGCTGTATGTGATCCCGTTTAGCATGGGGCCGGTGGGCTCGCCGATTGCTAAAATCGGCGTGGAAATTACCGATAGCCCGTATGTCGTCGCCAATATGCATATTATGACGCGCGTCGGCAAAGCCGTCCTCGATGCGCTGGGCGCTGACGGCGAATTCATTCCGTGTCTGCATTCGGTGGGCAAGCCCCTGGCCGAGGGCGAAACCGATGAAGGCCGCTGGCCGTGCGCGCCCATCGAGCAGAAATATATCGCCCACTTCCCTGAAGACAAGACCATCTGGTCGTATGGTTCGGGCTACGGCGGTAACGCGTTGCTCGGCAAAAAATGTCTGGCCCTGCGCATCGCCTCTAATCTGGCCCGAAACGAGGGCTGGATGGCTGAGCACATGCTGATTCTGCGCCTGACCAATCCGCAAGGACGCCGTTACCACATCGCCGCCGCCTTCCCCAGCGCCTGCGGCAAAACCAATCTGGCGATGATGCAGCCCTCAATTCCCGGCTGGAAGTGTGAAACCGTCGGCGACGATATCGCCTGGATGAAAATCGGTCAGGACGGCCGCCTGTACGCCATTAACCCCGAAGCGGGCTTCTTCGGCGTCGCGCCCGGCACCAATCGCGCGTCGAACCCGATGGCGATGGACACCATCAGCCGCAATACGATTTTCACCAACTGCGCCCTGACCCCTCAGGGCGATATCTGGTGGGAAGATATGGGCGTAAACATTGAGAGCGCCATCGACTGGAAAGGTCGGCCGTGGACGCCTCAAAGCGGCGAAAAGGCGGCGCATCCCAACGCGCGCTTTACCGCTCCTGCGAGCCAATGCCCCGTGATTTGCGATGACTGGGAAAATCCCAACGGCGTGCCGATTGATATCTTTATTTTCGGTGGCCGTCGCGGCAGCGTCGTACCGCTGGTGACCGAGGCGCTGGACTGGGATCATGGCGTGTACATGGGCGCTACCTGCGCTTCTGAAGCGACTGCTGCTGCGCTTGATGTCAAAGGCCTGCGTTTTGACCCGTTCGCCATGTTGCCGTTCTGTGGCTATAACATGGCCGATTACTTCGCGCATTGGTTCGCGATGGGCGATCGCCTCGGGGCCAACGCGCCGAAGATCTTCTACGTCAACTGGTTCCGCAAAGGCGCCGACGGTAAATTCCTCTGGCCGGGCTTCCGCGATAACAGCCGCGTTTTAAAGTGGATGTGCGAGCGCGTTGACGGCGCTGTCGACGCCAGAGAAACCCCCATTGGCCGCACGCCGCTGCCGGACGGTCTGGACGCATCGGGGTTGAATATGACCCCGGAAGCGCTTGCCGAGCTGCTGCGCGTTGACGCCGACGCCTGGAACGCGGAACTTCCGCAGGTGGAGGCATTCATGGCCAAATTCGGCGCGCGCCTCCCCGAGCGGATGGCTGCGCAAGTAGCGCGCGTGCGTCAGCGCCTGCAAACGCCCGTTTGCTGCTGA